The stretch of DNA ATTCATACTGCTGGCTGTACCCATCTCAATAAAAAAGTATGGATTGCGCAGAACGATGATAATCGGGCTTGTTGCACTTGTTATACGTTATGGTTCCCTTGTTTTTGCTGATGGCAACCTGCAGCTGCCAATGATCCTTACAGCAGTATTTGTACATGGCATCATATTCGGCTTCTTTTACCTGGGAGGACAGATATATATTGATCGTAAGGCTCCTGCCGGACTTCGTTCGCAGGGACAGGGCTTCATCTTTTTTGTGACTTTCGGGGCGGGCCTGCTTGCCGGAAATTTCATAAGCGGCCAGATAATCGGTATTTTCAGTACGGAGCAAGCTGGAATAACTGTATACCAGTGGGATACCATATGGAGTATTACAACAGCCATGGCAGTCCTTTGTGCCCTCGCCTTCATATTCCTATTCCGCAAGGAGGATTATGGCACGATTGAGCTTGAACAGCAATAAGCAGTCTCCTGAATGCTCTTTAACAACTTTTTCGAGTGTCGTGGACATTTTATATTTTTAAAGCCAAAACATCATTAAATGGCAATAACAGATAGTGTAAAAAACCGGATAGCATCAGGCAGGAACAGTCATTTTGCAGCTCTTTACGGCAACGATCCGGAGGAGCTTGACAGGCAACTGGCTATATGGACCGGGTTGGCAGAGAGGTTTGCCGGGAGGTTCGGAGCCGCAGGCGAATGTTCGTTTTTCAGCTCGCCGGGACGCACCGAGATAGGGGGAAACCATACCGACCACAATTACGGCAGGGTGCTTGCAGGGTCGGTGAACCTTGACAACATTGCCGTTGCTGCACCGAACGGTTCAGAGATAATAAGGATAGATTCGGAAGGTTATCCCGCTTTTGAAATTGATATGGGCGATACTGCGGTAAGGGAAGAAGAAAAATTCACTGCAGCGGCCCTGGTGCGTGGGATGGTCGCCGGCCTCAGGAGCGCCGGTTTCGGATGCAGCGGTTTTGATGCATGTATCGAGGGGCGGGTACCTAAAGGGTCGGGACTCAGCTCATCGGCATCTTTCGAGGTGCTTATCGGCACTATGATAAACCACCTGTTCAATGAGGGGAATATTGATCCGTTACAGATTGCAAAGACAGGCCAGTACTCCGAGAACCAATATTTCGGTAAGCCTTGCGGACTTATGGACCAGGTGGCTTGTGCGGTCGGGGGACTTGTAACAATTGATTTCAAGGACCCTGCCGATCCTTTAGTGAGGAGGGTGGACTTTGACTTTACCGCGACAGGTTACTCTCTCGTTATTACCGATACCGGAGGTGACCATGCAGGGCTGAATGATGAATATGCATCGCTCCCGTCTGATATGAGATCGGTGGCATCGGCACTTGGAGCTGATGTACTCAGGCAGGTGAGCCTTGAGGATGTGGTTGAGGCCATACCCGGTCTGAGGAAGAAGACGGGAGACAGGGCCATCTTGAGAGCATACCATTTCCAGGGAGATAATGAAAGGGTGGTGAGACAGGTGGAGGCGCTGGAGAAGGGCGATTTCAGTGCTTTTCTAGGTATGGTTGTGGAATCGGGTTACAGCTCTTTCATGTACAATCAGAACATTCACTCACCCCAAAGTGTGAGGGAGCAGGGAGTGGCACTGGGACTTGCAATGAGCGAGATGGTACTCAGGGGCAGCGGAGCCTGGCGTGTTCACGGGGGAGGGTTTGCCGGTACCATCCAGGCATTCGTGCCGGATGACCTTCTTGACGACTATGCAAAAACCATGGAGCATGTTTTTGGTAAAGGGGCCTGTAAAAAGTTGTTTATCAGGAACAGGGGAGCCATAAAGCTGGAGCTTTAACTTACATTGCCTTGCTTTGCCTTGCAATGCCTTGCCTCCTGAACTTTACAGGTTCTTTTCTGTGATGTTACGGTTTTGGTATTATCCCCGGGCTAAGCGGTTTGGTGAAATCCCGGAATATGGATCCTGTTCAGTCACATGTTTTGATGTAATCTCCGGGAGGTAATTCCAATCCCCAAACGGTTGGGTGAAATGCTGAAACTGGAAGTAACTCCGTTGCCGGTATGGTGAAAAACTTCAGGGAGAACCCTGCTCTGATACCAGAATGGTGAAGTCCTCCATTAGTCCGTAATCAAACAGGTCATAATCCCCGCCCGGCGGTTGCTGGGCAGGCGCAAACTTATAGTCCCACGGCGTCACAATGCCGTATCTCCTGACGTTGTGGTGCGGTCCAAGCAGGTTCTTCAGCGATCCGTAAACAGTTACCTCCACTTTATTGTATCCCTCTTCCAGGTACCCGGAAATATCGAGGCTGTAAGGCGGCCGTTCAATTATGCCGGCATGGATGTCGTTGACCAGCACTTCGGCCACAGTACCTTTCCAGTCACCAAGCTGCACGACCGCTGCCCGGGGCTTTTCATCGAAGAAGTGTTCCCTGACATAGCTTACACGGTCGCTGTAGAATGGATAGCCCTGTTCCTTCCATGATCCGGTACCCAGGGGCTCTGAGGGCACAATTCTCCAGCCCCTTTCTGCCTCCTCAAGGGAAAAGTTACCGTTAAGATATACCGGGTGCAACTCGGCAAACATACTCATGGGACTGACAGTAAGGCTTACCGTGTTATGGCCGGCCTGCAGGTGTTCACCTATACCGTAAACGGCAAAATCCCTGTCGGCGAACCATCTGCCGGGAATGGGATCGAGTGTGTTGCCATTCACGGAGAGGGCGAATATCTCCGGCCTCTCTGCAACAGCTGTTATTGAGTGCATATCTGTTCCCTCACCTACATGGAAATCGTAGGTGAATTCGAAACCGGTACCGTCGGCAAAGGTGTCGGCTTCGGCAAGCTCCGATTTGAACTGTACGGAGACTGACCATGGATTGTCATTGTAGCCGTAATGTCGCCATACCCTGTCGCCGGCGGTGTAGAAATACATATTGCCTTTCGGGTCGCCCTCGATAATGAGTTCGCCGTAATCGAGGGGCATCATATTGGATGATAGCGGCTTAACTTCCATGCCGGTGATTTCCAGCACTGTTGTGGCTGCCGGTTTAACCGGGAGTGGCGGAGCATCTGTTTCACGGTCCGCTACAAACAGCAGAAGGGAGCCTGCAGGTTTGACGGAAAAGCCCACTTCGAGTCCCTCTTCAACCTCCATGAATGGGTATGAGAAGATATCGCCGGTATGTGGATCGAGCATAATAACCGTTTCACCGCGGGCAGTGAAATGACCCGTTACTGTCTCATCCGGCTCTGAATTGACAAGCAGTACCAGCCTGCCGTCGTCAAGATGCCTTGTATGGTGCAGGAACCACTTTGACTGCATGGCTTCCGGACTGAACCGGAGAGTTGTGTTTTCAAAGTGCCTGTATACGTTTTCGTCTGTAAAGCACGAAGCATGAATCCAGTGGTTACCTGCCCTCTCTGCAAGTAGTCCGACTGCCTCAGATACTTCACCGTCTATCCGCGAGGGTGGAGTATGCAGCGAAACCACCCTGCCTCCGGTTTCAATATATGTTTTAAGCAGGTCAAAGGTTGACTTGTCTAAATTTTCCATGCCCGGGGGGAGGACAACGAGGTTATAGGCAGCTTCTCCCACTACAAGGTATCCGTTATCAGTCCCCCCCATATCCTTTATTATATTTTCGGAGCCCAGGTCATACTCCACTTTGTGCTGTTCGAGCAGATCGAGAAGGTCGTGGAAGCTGTCGCCGATCTGTTGAAGATGCGGATCGGGGCTGTATGATGAGTAGTGCATCCATGTACTTGTTGTCGGTTCCAGCACCAGTATGTTGTTTACCTGGCGGCCTGCCGACATTGCAACGGAGAGTCTCGCGAAATACTCATTCTGTTGTCCGTACATATCCCACCACGGGGTGTGATAGGAGAACGACTGCGGATAGTCATGCTTCCGGTCGCCAACAAGCGTCATATAGGTCATGTGCTGGTTCATGAAGTTGACCCCGAGGGCATACATCCAGTCCCCGTTCCTCTTCATATCTTCAAAAGTCAGCTCCCAGCCGGCCCCGCCATATGCCTCACAGAGTGTCCGCGTACGCCCTGTCTGGTTGGCTGCGCTCCTCAGCTCCTTCACGTTCCTCACGTTACCGAACTGCGTGGGACGCTCTTCGGTGTACATCCGGTTGAACAGAAGGTCGATGCCGGGTACCTGGTGCCATGCATACATGGCCATGTTGTCGCCTCCGTGATGGGGACTGGGCCATCCGTGCTCCCAGTAGTGCCCCGTCCACTTCAGTCCGCGTTCTTCAGTGTATTCATACCAGGGCTTTGACCAGCGGTCGATGAACATCTGGAGCAGGAGCTGAAAGTAGTTATGCCTCACCCGTTTCCAGTCCCCGCTCTCCTCAAACAGCGACATCAGGTTATCCTGCAGCCTGTAGCCCCAGCGCTTTTCAAACTCATCATACAGGTCTGGTGTCCATTTGACTGCTGAACTGCCTCCCGGCGGAGCTATATTTGGCTCATCGGTAAATACCCCGGGTATAAGTCCCCCGAACCATTGTCCGAACCGCTCTTCATACCCCTGCATGGTGATCTCCATGAACTTTTCGGTAACACCCGGGTAGAGAAGGTCAACGTATGAATAACCCGCATACCACTTGGTCTGCGGATAGCTGACCAGCTCGAACAATATAAAACTGCCCCTGTCACCTGTCCGCCCCCCGGGATCGCCTATCTCTTCCATTTCCCCCTGAGGGTTGACCTCGAAATAGTGCAGGTACCGAAGCTCCGGGTCCGGCTCAAAAATGTCTGACCTGTGAATTCTGAGTGCCTGTCCGTGCCGGTAGGAATCAGGCATATAGTGCGGTACATGCCCTCCCGCAAAACCACTGGGATAGGAGTTTTCATCGTAGATCCAGGCATACATGCCCAGTTCTTCAGCCACCTCGAGGGTGTACCCGAAAAGTTCGAACCATTCGTCCGACAAATATTCCGTAATCAGTCCGTATCTCGGATGTACGAAGACTCCCCCGAAACCCTTATCTTTAAGCTCTTCGAGGGAGTGCCTGATCATATCTTCAGTCACATCTCCGGTCCATATCCAGAACGGAGCCGCACGGAATTCAGACGGGGGATCCTCAAAAAGTCTGGTGAGCTGCCTGAAGGTTGTGATCTCTGTTTCGTATGAATGCATTTCAGTCTCTGTCCTGCATGATGACATCGTCAGGATGAGGAAGGCAATTACAGGCAGGAATATGATACCTGGTTTCAGGGTGGCTTTTCCTGACAGCTTTCCGGCTGGTTTGGGAGTTACCCTCTTTTCAGGGACGGATAAAGGTGATATGGGTCCGGTCATGCCGGACGGCTGGTTGGTTTCATGGTTATTCATGATCGCCGGTTTAATATTTCACTGCAAGGTTTAATTGGTATCGTTATTTTGACTGTTCCGGCCAGACCACAGCTTCCGGTTCCAGCATCAGTCATCGGCAAAATAGCGCCCCAGGTAGCCTACAATATCCCTTTTGACCGTCAGCGGATCGATCACTCCCGCATACCTGGCAATAAGTTCTCCTCCCGGAGCTATAAGCAGGGTATGCGGCAATGCTCCCTGCCACTCTTTGTCCACCGCCTCAATAAGCGCGTATTTATCGGTTTCGTTGTAGAGATAGTTCCGGTTTGCTGCTTCATGGTCGGTCAGAAACTTCAGGACTGCATCTTTCCTTTTAGGGTTGTCGGCGCTTAGTGACACAAATTCGAAGTTGCGTCCGCGGTACATGCGGTCTATCTTCACCAGGTCGGGGAACTCAACGATGCACGGTCCGCACCATGTGGCCCATACGTTTATCAGTCGCAGGTTTTCACTGTCATTTGCGACAAGGCTTTTGATACCATCAATATCTATCATTTCGACACTTACCGGCGCTTCAGCCCATTGTTTCTCGAGGTTTCTTTTCCACTGGTCATTCCATTTCCATTTAATGGAACACCCGAATGAGGGTGTCACCTTTACCTCTACTTCCTTTCCGGCGAGAAGCGCCTCTATGGCATCGATGGCATCGCTGGTGTTGGGTTTAATATATGGATTTTCGGTATCGTCGATCCTGCCGCGGTACCTGAGCTTTCTCTCGTTGTCAAAGATAAATACGTGGGGGGTAGCCACCGGTCCGTAAGGGATCGACCCTTTGTGATCGTCACCATCATAGAGATAAGGAAAATTGTAACCCAGGTCGGCAGCCCTGATCACCATATCATCAAAATCGTCGCCTACATCGCTGTAGCCAAGTTCACTGAGACTTACGGCCTGCGGTGAATTGGGCGAAATAGCCACAAAACCTACTCCCTTTGGATGGTATTTATTCACCATTTC from Marinilabiliales bacterium encodes:
- a CDS encoding galactokinase — its product is MAITDSVKNRIASGRNSHFAALYGNDPEELDRQLAIWTGLAERFAGRFGAAGECSFFSSPGRTEIGGNHTDHNYGRVLAGSVNLDNIAVAAPNGSEIIRIDSEGYPAFEIDMGDTAVREEEKFTAAALVRGMVAGLRSAGFGCSGFDACIEGRVPKGSGLSSSASFEVLIGTMINHLFNEGNIDPLQIAKTGQYSENQYFGKPCGLMDQVACAVGGLVTIDFKDPADPLVRRVDFDFTATGYSLVITDTGGDHAGLNDEYASLPSDMRSVASALGADVLRQVSLEDVVEAIPGLRKKTGDRAILRAYHFQGDNERVVRQVEALEKGDFSAFLGMVVESGYSSFMYNQNIHSPQSVREQGVALGLAMSEMVLRGSGAWRVHGGGFAGTIQAFVPDDLLDDYAKTMEHVFGKGACKKLFIRNRGAIKLEL
- a CDS encoding redoxin; amino-acid sequence: MRRLACLFVLAAIIISMTTAGAQEREIKPLEIGAVAPDFDLPGIDGRNYTLADFEEYEVLFIVFWANHCPTAQAYEDRLIEMVNKYHPKGVGFVAISPNSPQAVSLSELGYSDVGDDFDDMVIRAADLGYNFPYLYDGDDHKGSIPYGPVATPHVFIFDNERKLRYRGRIDDTENPYIKPNTSDAIDAIEALLAGKEVEVKVTPSFGCSIKWKWNDQWKRNLEKQWAEAPVSVEMIDIDGIKSLVANDSENLRLINVWATWCGPCIVEFPDLVKIDRMYRGRNFEFVSLSADNPKRKDAVLKFLTDHEAANRNYLYNETDKYALIEAVDKEWQGALPHTLLIAPGGELIARYAGVIDPLTVKRDIVGYLGRYFADD